Sequence from the Primulina eburnea isolate SZY01 unplaced genomic scaffold, ASM2296580v1 ctg1360_ERROPOS210268, whole genome shotgun sequence genome:
CGCATGTTtgaattttgagccgttgcagctcactccgaacttgTTTTATGTGGAAAGACCAGTGCAAATTTTAGACAGGCAGAgaaaaagcttcggaacaaaatggtcaagctagtgaaagtcaaatggcttaatcattcggAGGAAGAAGCTACAGTGGGAACCTGAGCCAGAAATGAGGAGTcgttatcccgagttattcggtgagttttaatttcgggGACGAGATTCCTTTAAGGGGGGTAGAGTTGTAGAAcacgaaaatcagattacgtataagccatgcataatttatattatttaaattaaaaatgaatttttatgaaaatatgaagtgttttatttatttttaaaagtagatgtttagtttcaCCTTTcaagataaatacgcgaggccggaccggagtttggagatttgagataagattaataataagacaaatattcctaaatttaatttaagtcaagaaataatttatttgaagaaaaagaatattttaagatttattaaattaatcggagtcaaattagtaaataaattctattaggttcaatatttaattaaagtttaaagtAAAATGTGTAAACAATTGGGGATGAACTAATATAGGgtaaatatattcaagaaattaaacatagcatttaaacatttaaattgaGGTCATGTATGCCATGCAAAAGTTCTAAGCAAGatgctaaactaaattaatttgttaatgcattaaaataaatataatgaaggtttaaaatcttaaacaattaaaattcaaggtttaaataaaatatacaatgcaaattaataataatgaccaacatttaaaatatttcaagggTTGATAACTCTCCATTCAAACTATCTCTAATTACACTTCATGGTGTATTCATGTCCTATTCTAATTCTCTAATTAGTAGgaaatttaaatgcaataaagcaCCTCATTTCTCCCCAACTAATTACCTAGCAAATGAATGAGACCATGCAGCAAAGAAATGAGAAAAACCAACGACAATAAGGAGTGAAGGAGAAGTAATTCAAACCCATTCAAATTTACCACTAAATGTTTTTTTATAGTGCATTCATTTCCCACTTTTAAACTCCATAATTAGGGGTAATACATGCATCATAATTCTCTTTGAAGCTCTTCAACCCCTTTATGCTAGCAAATAAACGTGAATAACAACAAGAATAAGAACAAGTAATCGGCAGCAAGGGGAATCAAAAGCATTTCAAAATCCATTCCACCTCTTGACTTGTAACTCCCAAACTAAATGCATATTATAGCACCTTTAACATCTTATTTATCATTCACCTTCATCATCTACACTTCCTATACCCCCTTACCTTCAAAATACATCACCAAAATAGCAGCAAGGAATCGTGCACAGCAGCAGTAACaaaaggaagaaaactcaactCCGTTCCGCCGCTCGTATtagtcgttttgatttgttttcttcaaaacaaatttcaggcatgtatatattatttatttgctCTTAAATCAAGCCATATTAGATATTTAAAACCATTATATATTCATGATATAAGCAGAAATTCGAAATTTGACAGCAAACATTCTGAAAATTTAACACAGCCTTCTCGGCCCTTGGTGTTCTACCTTACGGGTGAGTTGTTTTGATGAATCTAAGTGGTTGCTTCGGTCCAGGCACACAGGGCTGCTTCTAGGCGTGATTTAGAGTGTCTTAGGAAGTTATTGGGTCATTGGTTTCCATCCATACGCACACAAAtgcagaaatgacagcaacttttaTTTGAGTGCAGAATGAGACACGGTTTCTGCCATTGAGTTGTTTAAGTGGAGTGTTTGAACCTTGGCTGTCatagggactgtagccatggttagaaccctctcTTAACATGTCTAGGGTGTGACCAAATCGTTATTTACAAGCTTGGTTCAAGGAGCCATCAGATTTTTACATCAACAATGCAAGAGTCATTCGGTTTTTCCCTTTTCAGATTCTGTGTGAGTGTGATTTCGATTTTTGTGTGTTGGATGAATTGTGGTTGGCTCCTAGACTGTGGCCATGGTTCTTACAACTCTCCATCATGTCTAAATTGAGTCATGGTTtctcaaatggccattggaacgatacaagacaacaaaacaatgcaatacatcACACTATACATAAATTGGCTCTCTCGGTTTTGAGCTGTGATTGTCCTAGGTGTTAGTTCGGTTTGTGCCTagattttagcccttagccatggtccaagccatgccttaggatgttggtaagattCCTTTGGcagtggttcaagcccataGTCATTTATTTCAGGATTTTCACCACAAACAAGTAAACTGCTACTGCTGCACTTTTCCAGCAGCTTTGAGCTTCGGttttggtgcttgtttgagttcttggttggcttttagcacatggccttggactggacagtaccttaatgagttaagatggccatgtttttggccgtttgtgatttggtcgagtttagaggtcatacaagaatttacggtgaaaggtgccaaaatgactctcgaaagagtgttttatgtttttggattcctttcacctattttcgtgttttgcagttcttatgcatatttttaagtatttttggggtagttttaatcatggttaaacttcggtttaatgttggttcgggttgataCAATACCATGATTGAAAATCAAGTGGTTGGTcctaatcgtctcgtttttggttctattgtcaAGTTTAATTCAAGATAatattatttgcatgtgtcacatattagaattaagtcgcagcaagattgggagcgatccaactcatccggtaaaaataagtttataattatattacgtgcataaaaatataaaatgtttattttgagatatatgctatatgtcttgtggccaccatatgcttatgggtttggaagtcggtaggcgcaaccgaggacctctccacccggtgacttacgaccggttatgattatgtatgggtacggatatccagtccaagggctgtggtgatctctaccgcccagtatagtgtggtttagtctgatcaggcgcttacgttatgttatgggccactagcttagaaacattatctctaccagaaaattatgatatgatatgacagagctctattgagcaaagattttacgtatgattttcagatatgcacgtagttataattattcatgatacgttTATCACCGAACgctttatgatatgatatttttaagttgcatgcgattttatgatatatgtatttgttattcacgatatatacatgttgagtctttagactcactagacttgattgttgtagatattgatgaggccgagaccgcgggcggagaccagtgaacgatcttgggacagcagtagtaaacccgaggacctcatgttttagtttatgcacATGTTATCTTTCAAACTCGATTTTAatatgttgaattatttttaaattgttgtttgaaatattacgttgacttccgctgttatttttaaagtttaaattatttacatgtttattttataaatgaggcaagttatttatttatttagaaaaattttaataattccacaaaattatgaatacgaaatacgggctttTACAATGTTTCTATACACGATTAAACTAAAATCCTCAACCACAAATTCTAGTCTAACTTCCTCGATGTAGAAGAGAAACAAAAGTAATATGAAGGCCTAAAGCCAAGGAGAGactgaaaagaaatttggaaatcaACCAAAGCAAAACTCATCAAAAGGAAAAGGATTTGTGCACGGCAGACAGATAAccaaccatttgattcgataaatTTATGTTCTACATGAAACAGAAAAGTCATTTGGAATAAAACTAAATACCCAAAATCAAAGTAGAAAGATACAGCATAGAAAAAGGATTAAATTTTAGGAAAATGCAGCAACGATTGCCAACAAGCAAGACCCTTTGGGGAATATGATAGATAGTAGTTCATGATACAAGAAACGTCAGTTGGGTTTAAATGCTCTAGCATTTGTTCATCAATTCGATTTCTTGAACCAAAGTTCGTCAAGTGGCAAGGATAAATGATGGAGAAAAGTATCATCCCCTaattcccataaaatttatacaaagatACAGCACTCACAATGATGGGATAGTATTGATCTCTGGGAAGAAATAGAAGCCCAGTAGAAAGTCCAGACAAGACAAAAAGGACACACGAccataaatatttatcatgcacgcataaatggaattataactaACTCACATAGCATGCGATTGATATTCCCAATTGGTATATATTTGTGACCAACAAATCCAAAAAGTTTTTGAAGAGAAAACTCGAACAATAGCAGGGAATACCAAAGAAGTAGAAATTGAAAACtaaattcaatgagaaaaataagatattatgacAATGCGCCAAATATCTCCATATTCAATCAACAAGTGGGGTATTGATAACTTAAAGGGGGTAAAGTATGGGTGGTGAAGAGAcaaaatgtcacgccccgaaactcgggattgacaccggcgtcgtttaacaatcacacaattgaaaacaacaagTCTTTGTAGCACAGtttaaaccgaaaccagtttatatatcataatctcaaatgaAATAAGATTGTCTTTTCAACCCAAAATCACTAAACGACAGAGTTtacaatgcggaaacgtaagactgaaataaaataacttaaacTAAATTTCTTTAGCGTTCACTCATCCCCAGAATTGTTCGGACTCCTCATCCTCGAGTTCTTCTTCGGGCTTATCTGGGAAGGGTTGtaaggggggtgagtatttgggaatactcagcaagtgggggaatATCGAGCACAATAAAAACAACATGCATAAGTTTCGAACATAAAACATGACTTGCATCAACTTTTTCGTACCACATGCATAAACACTTACCAAGCACTGCGATTTATCTACCTTCTATGGTTTACttacgtcagtccctaatttttactcctctaaatGGGCGAGGCCATATAGCGGTTATATCCCCCACTGCGTAAGGatacgtcatggttgggattcccacccatatacggttgactcctcacagtgctttTAAAAACCGTATGACAATACAAGAATGGGGTAGAAGAAAGATTGTACTCGactatttatttttcttataaaaaccaaaaacatgtatgcataaattcgagattttcaaagtttaaaaaaaatagcccacttacagtatttATTTATGCTAGAAACGTAGGTGTTTTGCTTCGAGAATTGGATCGCTTCTTGCTCTTGCTTGGACAGGGCCTCGGCTTCGAATTTTGGTCTAACTTCGGGACGATTTTTGGGCAATATTTTGGCTAGGGAGAGTTGCTGAATTTCGAGAATTTCAGCTCTGAATTTTCGAGAATTTGGGTGAGTTGAGGAGTGGGAGTGATGGCATATTTATAGGTGAAGGGAGGGGAGCTAAATTAGGTACTCAAATCATACCAAAATCATGCCAAATCTCATAGGTTGACTCCAATATTCCTTGCTCTTTTTCGAAAATTCAGCTACTAAAGTTGTGAGATTCATTCTTGATCTCAATACCCTCCACAATTTCGAAAATATGATGGCTATGGTAAGGATTCTTTTCTTTGTGCACAAGTTTGATGGTTATTTATAATTTTCCTTGTATGCTTCCTTGTATCCATGTCTCACAACATCTAGGCATATATTTTAGGAGGATTTTAGAAAATCCTATGCAATATTATGTTTAGATTCTTGAGTCTTGCGCAATCCTTCCATGATCTAGTATAATTCCCCacaatttcgaaaattacatgCACAAACCTAGATTTTATTGTCTTGATAATAAAGATTCCCAATCAActaaattttcaatattcatatCTTATTCTAGTACAAAGATCCAAGGTCCTAATTTCCttgcaaataattaattatatgggGAAAAACCCGGTTTTTACATCCCGccctccttatgagaagtttcgtcctcgaaacttgagttGGCTTGGTCTGCAAATAGGTAGGGATAATCCTTTCGCATCTTCTCTTCcatttcccaagttgcttctcgcTCAGTATGGTTAGACCACTGCACTTTGACGTAGGGAATGATGCGTCGTCTAAGGACTTGCTCCTTGGTGTCCACGATTCTGATAGGGACTTCTTCGTATTTCAGTTCTTCTCCCAAGTTCTCTTCGATCAAGAGTGGTTCTACTTCTAAAACGTGACTTGGGTCTGGAATGTACTTCCTCAGTTGAGACACGTGAAATACGTTGTGAATTCTTGACATGCTTGGTGGCAGTGCCAGTCTGCATGCTAGCGTGCCCACTCTTTCCAAGATTTCGAAGGGTCCAACATAATGAGGGTTCAGCTTCCCTGCTTTActgaatctgacaactcctctcatAGGCGAGACTTTCACATAAGCCTTCTCGCCCACATTGAACTCTACAGGCCTTCGTTTAAGATCTGCCCAGCTCTTCTatcggtcttgagctgccttgagCTTTTCTCGGACAATCTTGACCTTGTCTACTGTCACCTGTACTAGCTCGGGTCCCACCATGGCTTTCTCTCCCACttcatcccagtaaagtggtgaccgacatttccttccataaagGGCTCCGTATGGAGCCATTCCGATGCTGctgtgatagctgttgttgtatgcaaactcaaTTAAGGGTAGATGAGTGCTCCAGTTGCTACTGAATTCAAGAGCGCACACTCGCAGCATATCTTCTAAGGTCTGTATGGTTCTCTCCGTTtgcccatcggtttgaggatgataggccgtaCTTAGGGTCACTTTCGTTCCCATGGCCTCTTGAAAGCTCTTCTAAAAACACGAGACGAACCTCGGATCTCTATCGGATTGAATGctcactggcactccatgcagccTCACAATGTTGTCCATGTACAGAGAAGCCAACTTGTCGAGATTGTAATTCATGCGGACGGGTAGGAAGTGTGCAGTCTTTGTGAGTCTGTCCACGATCACCCATATACCGTCGTGGCTTTGCCTAGACTTTGGCAATCctaccacaaagtccatggaaatatgttcccatttctACTCGGGAATTTCTAGAGGTTGcagtaatcctccaggtcgctgGTGTTCTGCTTTGACCTGCTGGCATACCTGACATCTGGAGACGAATTCAGCTACATCTCTTTTCATGCCATTCCACCAGAAACTATTCTTGAGATCCCTGTACattttcgtactgcctggatggacTGAGAATTTTGACTTGTGCGCCTCTGCCATTATCTCTTGGTGAAGGTTGTCACTGCCGGGCACCCACAGTCGTCCCTTCATCCACAAGACTCCCTTGTCGTCAATCTGATGATCATGAGACTTCCCTTCTCTGACTTGCTCCTTAAGTTTAGTCAGTGCTGGGTCTCGATCTTGGTTTAACTTGACGGTCTCCTGCAGACATGGCTGGGCCGAGAGAGAAGCTAGAGTTACCTTGCCTGGGCCTTTCCGACTTAGCGCATCAGCCACTTTGTTTGCtttacccggatggtagcttatggtcaagtcatagtccttcagAAGTTCGATCCATCGCCTTTGCCTCATGTTAAGTTCCTTCTGGGTgaacaagtacttgaggctctgatGGTCTGTGAAGATTTCACATTTAGCACCATAGaggtagtgcctccaaatctttaaGGCGAAGACAACCGCTGCTAGTTCCAGgtcatgagtagggtagttctgCTCGTGCGGTTTCAACTGCCTTGATGCGTAGGCGATCACTCTTCCTTCCTGCATGAGTACGCATCCTAAACCATCCTTAGAGGCGTCACTGTAGATAGTGAAATCTTTATCCTCTGCGGGTAGGATCAATACGGGTGTGGATGCGAGTTTCTCTTTCAATGTCTGAAAACTCTTCTCACAATCCTCATTCCAGATGAACTTAGAATTTTTCTGTGTTAGTTTCGTCAGTGGTATGGCTATCAAGGAAAACCCTTCGACAAACTTCCGGTAGTAACCTGCCAATCCTAGAAAGCTTCTGATATCGGTGGCGTTCCTAGGTTCCGGCCACTCTGTAATTGCCTCTACTTTTCTTCGATCCACTGATACTCCTGTTCTCGAGATCACGTGTCCTAGAAATGACACACTCCTTAGCCATAATTCACACTTGCTAAACTTAGCATAGAGCTTATTCTCTCTTAAAATTTGCAGAGCAAGGTTAAGGTGCTCTTCGTGGCTCGTCTCGTTAGGGGAATATACaagaatatcgtcgatgaacaCTACTATGAACTGATCAAAAAAGGGCTTGAATACTCTGTTCATAAGGTCCATGAATGCTGTCGGTGCGTTGGTCAGACTAAAGGGCATCACTGTGAATTCATAGTGCCCGTATCTGGTTCGAAAGGCTGTCTTGGGAATGTCTTTAGCCCTGACCTTCAATTGGTGATATCCTGTCCTGAGATCCAGTTTAGAAAAGACGGCGGC
This genomic interval carries:
- the LOC140820692 gene encoding uncharacterized protein, coding for MDFVVGLPKSRQSHDGIWVIVDRLTKTAHFLPVRMNYNLDKLASLYMDNIVRLHGVPVSIQSDRDPSYHSSIGMAPYGALYGRKCRSPLYWDEVGEKAMVGPELVQAYVKVSPMRGVVRFSKAGKLNPHYVGPFEILERVGTLACRLALPPSMSRIHNVFHVSQLRKYIPDPSHVLEVEPLLIEENLGEELKYEEVPIRIVDTKEQVLRRRIIPYVKVQWSNHTEREATWEMEEKMRKDYPYLFADQANSSFEDETSHKEGGM